From the genome of Spodoptera frugiperda isolate SF20-4 chromosome 23, AGI-APGP_CSIRO_Sfru_2.0, whole genome shotgun sequence, one region includes:
- the LOC118266664 gene encoding chromodomain-helicase-DNA-binding protein Mi-2 homolog isoform X4: MASDDEVDGSFAGDEDVEEGEGQNENSGESDEAPPKEDEDYSPEDGRKKKKGKKRKARGEEKKGRKKKKKRKNESEEDEDFGVEIEAEGDSDYALSAMSSTKKSRKGRGSKHSTPVAPAASDSGSSMPTVEEVCSSFGLSDVDIQYSDADLENLTSYKLFQQHVRPLLVKENPKVPVSKLMMLVAAKWRLFCETNPHLSSGTPAMGSEDNTNTSTTSDYVPKPGRPGRTPKEAKNEEVIEEPEEEEEEEQSDEGAAAPRKRGRKPKHGNTPATPRGKPGRKPKVPTLKIKFSKRKRTSSEDQEGSAVNSDSDAEFEQMLAEADEPKPAAAAAEDGAPQKEDDPAVPQPKKKAKTKIGNKSKKKKKLKTTNKFPDGAEGEHEHQDYCEVCQQGGEIILCDTCPRAYHLVCLEPELEETPEGRWSCPHCEAEGNQDQEDDDEHQEFCRICKDGGELLCCDSCPSAYHRFCLNPPLEEVPDGEWKCPRCSCPPLEGKVAKILTWRWKEQSAKSKAPRSREFFVKWHDRSYWHCSWISELQLDVFHPLMYRYYMRKSDLEEPPKLEEPLDERDGRVKRLRDKQDQDADEKLLEEKYYRYGVKPEWLVVHRVINHRTSRDGTTYYLVKWRDLSYDQATWESENADIAGLKNAIEYYQDMRAYITSEGKTKGTKGKKAGRKSKNKDIIDEDDSSGALQMKPKKYNPPPDRPTTNLNKKYEDQPPFVYETGMQLHPYQLEGLNWLRYSWGQGIDTILADEMGLGKTIQTVTFLYSLFKEGHCKGPFLVSVPLSTIINWEREFELWAPDLYCITYVGDKDSRAVIRENELTFDDGANRGGRPSKIKSQVKFNVLLTSYELISIDATCLGSIEWSVLVVDEAHRLKSNQSKFFRLLAGYHINYKLLLTGTPLQNNLEELFHLLNFLNKDKFNDLAAFQNEFADVSKEEQVKRLHEMLGPHMLRRLKADVLKNMPTKSEFIVRVELSPMQKKYYKYILTRNYEALNPKSGGQTVSLLNVMMDLKKCCNHPYLFPVAAEEAPLGPHGNYDTQALVKASGKLVLMSKMLRQLKEQGHRVLIFSQMTKMLDILEDFLEGEGYKYERIDGGITGTIRQEAIDRFNAPGAQQFVFLLSTRAGGLGINLATADTVIIYDSDWNPHNDIQAFSRAHRIGQANKVMIYRFVTRNSVEERVTQVAKRKMMLTHLVVRPGMGGKGANFTKQELDDILRFGTEELFKEEEGKEEAIHYDDKAVGELLDRSKEGIEQKESWANEYLSSFKVASYSTKEGDGEEEVDTEIIKQEAENTDPAYWIKLLRHHYEQHQEDQARTLGKGKRVRKQVNYNDGIVAQTENREDSTWQENGSDYNSDFSQGSEDDKEDDDFDEKNDNGELLSRRSKRRLERRDERDRPLPPLLARVGGNMEVLGFNARQRKSFLNAIMRYGMPPQDAFNSQWLVRDLRGKSERNFKAYVSLFMRHLCEPGADNAENFADGVPREGLSRQHVLTRIGVMSLIRKKVQEFEHINGYYSMPEMIRKPVEPVKSTTGESAAPSPAPSTATPITSAAPSPAPTQVAQTLGQAATPGGSEKDDKEEIKEEKSEKDVKEKDEPMDTSDIKEETVDEKESPKEKSEDSKDGERRMSVDEEPKDDEKSNDKKEEKELKVKEDKEEVDKKEDAKSDKAESEASEKPKDEKKDDDDDDVVLVKEDEDLKVERRKFMFNIADGGFTELHTLWLNEERAAAPGREYEIWHRRHDYWLLAGIVTHGYGRWQDIQNDLRFAIINEPFKMDVGKGNFLEIKNKFLARRFKLLEQALVIEEQLRRAAYLNLTQDPNHPAMSLNARFAEVECLAESHQHLSKESLAGNKPANAVLHKVLNQLEELLSDMKSDVSRLPATLARIPPVAQRLQMSERSILSRLAATAGNPVPAAQMAQFPAGFQAGGSLPGFSPAAAAAANFSNFRPQYSVPGQPTSSGSSNKS, from the exons ATGGCATCGGATGATGAAGTAGACGGGTCTTTCGCAG GCGACGAGGACGTGGAGGAAGGTGAGGGTCAAAATGAGAATTCTGGAGAGAGTGATGAAGCACCACCAAag GAGGACGAAGACTACTCACCTGAAGATGGCAGAAAGAAGAAAAAGGGAAAGAAAAGGAAAGCCCGAGGAGAAGAGAAGAAGGgcagaaagaaaaagaagaagcgTAAGAATGAAAGTGAAGAG GATGAAGACTTTGGCGTTGAGATCGAGGCCGAAGGCGACAGTGACTATGCACTCAGTGCTATGTCTTCCACAAAGAAATCCAGAAAGGGCAGGGGAAGTAAGCACAGCACCCCTGTTGCACCTGCTGCCTCTGATTCAGGATCCA GTATGCCGACAGTTGAAGAGGTGTGCTCATCATTCGGGCTCTCTGATGTGGACATACAGTATTCAGACGCGGACCTGGAGAATTTGACCTCATACAAGCTGTTCCAGCAACATGTGAGGCCATTACTCGTCAAAGAGAACCCTAAG GTCCCGGTGTCGAAGCTGATGATGTTAGTCGCGGCGAAATGGCGTCTGTTCTGTGAGACAAACCCCCACCTCAGCAGTGGTACTCCAGCCATGGGATCCGAGGACAATACCAACACGTCCACTACTTCAGACTACGTGCCCAAACCTGGCAGGCCTGGACGTACTCCTAAAGAAGCTAAG AACGAAGAGGTAATAGAGGAGCCAGAGGAAGAAGAGGAAGAGGAACAGAGTGACGAGGGTGCAGCGGCTCCTCGCAAGAGGGGACGTAAGCCGAAGCACGGCAACACTCCCGCCACGCCGCGCGGGAAGCCAGGCCGCAAGCCTAAAGTGCCCACGCTGAAGATCAAGTTCAGCAAGCGGAAGAGGACTAGCAGT GAAGACCAAGAAGGTAGCGCAGTGAACTCAGACTCGGATGCGGAGTTTGAACAGATGTTGGCGGAGGCGGACGAGCCGAAGCCGGCCGCCGCAGCCGCCGAGGACGGGGCGCCGCAGAAGGAAGACGATCCTGCTGTACCG CAACCCAAAAAGAAGGCAAAGACCAAGATTGGTAATAAGAgcaaaaagaagaagaaattgaAGACTACAAATAAATTCCCTGACGGTGCAGAGGGAGAACATGAACACCAGGATTATTGTGAG GTGTGTCAACAAGGTGGTGAGATTATCCTTTGTGATACTTGCCCCCGAGCATACCACTTGGTATGTCTCGAACCAGAACTGGAGGAGACTCCCGAGGGACGCTGGTCTTGTCCACACTGCGAGGCTGAGGGCAACCAGGACCAGGAAGATGATGACGAGCATCAGGAGTTTTGCAg AATCTGCAAGGATGGCGGTGAACTATTGTGCTGTGACTCTTGCCCTTCAGCTTACCATCGGTTCTGTCTCAATCCACCGCTTGAGGAGGTGCCAGATGGAGAGTGGAAGTGCCCTAGATGTAGT TGTCCACCGTTAGAAGGGAAAGTGGCGAAGATATTGACATGGCGGTGGAAGGAACAGTCAGCCAAGTCGAAGGCTCCGCGCTCGCGAGAGTTCTTCGTCAAGTGGCATGATAGGTCCTACTGGCATTGCAGCTGGATATCTGAACTACAA TTGGACGTGTTCCACCCCCTTATGTACCGGTATTACATGCGGAAATCGGACCTGGAGGAGCCACCTAAGCTAGAGGAGCCATTAGATGAACGTGACGGACGAGTCAAGAGACTCAGGGACAAGCAAGATCAGGACGCTGATGAGAAGTTACTTGAGGAGAAGTATTACAG ATATGGCGTGAAACCAGAGTGGTTGGTGGTGCACCGAGTGATCAACCATCGCACGTCGCGCGACGGAACCACGTACTATCTCGTCAAGTGGAGGGATCTGTCCTACGACCAGGCCACATGGGAGTCCGAGAATGCAGACATTGCTGGACTCAAGAATGCCATTGAATATTATCAG GATATGCGAGCCTACATTACTTCTGAAGGCAAGACAAAGGGAACTAAAGGCAAGAAGGCAGGACGTAAGAGCAAGAACAAGGACATTATTGACGAGGACGACAGCAGCGGCGCTCTGCAAATGAAACCCAAGAAATACAACCCACCGCCAGACCGCCCCACCACTAACCTCAACAAGAAATACGAAGACCAACCACCATTTGTATATGAAACTGGCATGCAGCTCCATCCATATCAGCTGGAAGGTCTCAACTGGTTGCGGTATTCCTGGGGACAGGGCATCGACACTATTCTTGCCGACGAGATGGGTCTCGGAAAGACTATCCAAACTGTCACATTCCTTTACTCGCTGTTCAAGGAAGGACACTGCAAGGGCCCCTTCCTTGTGTCAGTACCTCTCTCTACTATCATCAACTGGGAGAGAGAGTTCGAACTGTGGGCCCCAGATCTCTATTGTATCACATACGTCGGCGACAAAGACTCCAGGGCCGTCATCAGAGAGAATGAACTGACTTTCGATGATGGCGCCAACAGGGGCGGCCGACCTTCTAAGATCAAGTCTCAAGTTAAATTCAACGTACTACTAACGTCCTACGAGTTGATATCTATTGACGCTACCTGTCTGGGGTCTATCGAGTGGTCGGTGCTGGTGGTGGACGAGGCGCACAGACTCAAGAGTAATCAGTCAAAGTTCTTCAGGCTGTTGGCTGGTTACCACATCAACTACAAGCTACTACTCACTGGAACACCATTGCAGAACAATTTGGAAGAATTGTTCCATCTGCTAAATTTCTTAAATAAAGACAAATTCAATGATCTCGCCGCATTCCAGAATGAATTTGCCGACGTGTCTAAGGAAGAGCAGGTGAAGAGGCTTCACGAGATGTTGGGCCCGCACATGCTGCGACGTCTCAAGGCTGATGTACTCAAGAACATGCCTACCAAATCAGAGTTCATTGTGCGAGTAGAGTTATCACCCATGCAGAAGAAGTACTACAAGTATATTCTGACGAGGAACTACGAGGCCCTGAACCCCAAGAGTGGTGGACAAACTGTCTCACTACTTAACGTCATGATGGATCTAAAGAAGTGCTGTAATCATCCGTACCTGTTCCCGGTGGCGGCCGAGGAGGCTCCGCTTGGCCCTCACGGAAACTATGATACTCAGGCTTTAGTCAAGGCGTCGGGCAAACTAGTTCTCATGTCTAAAATGTTGAGGCAACTCAAGGAACAAGGACACAGAGTGCTGATCTTCTCTCAGATGACAAAAATGTTGGACATCCTCGAAGATTTCTTGGAGGGAGAAggttataaatatgaaagaattGACGGTGGTATTACTGGTACAATCCGTCAGGAAGCTATCGACAGATTCAATGCTCCTGGCGCGCAACAGTTTGTGTTCTTACTGTCGACTCGGGCTGGTGGTCTGGGTATTAACTTGGCCACAGCCGACACTGTCATTATTTATGACTCTGACTGGAATCCTCACAACGACATCCAGGCGTTCTCGCGTGCGCATCGTATCGGACAGGCCAATAAGGTCATGATCTACCGTTTCGTAACGCGCAACAGTGTCGAGGAGAGAGTTACACAAGTAGCTAAAAGGAAAATGATGTTGACTCACTTGGTCGTACGACCAGGTATGGGCGGTAAAGGCGCTAACTTTACTAAACAAGAATTGGACGATATCTTGAGGTTCGGTACTGAAGAATTGTTCAAAGAAGAAGAAGGAAAAGAGGAAGCTATTCATTATGACGATAAGGCTGTCGGAGAGTTGTTAGATCGTTCCAAGGAGGGAATAGAACAGAAAGAATCTTGGGCCAACGAGTACCTTAGTTCGTTCAAAGTCGCTAGTTATTCTACAAAGGAAGGAGACGGCGAGGAAGAAGTGGACACGGAAATCATCAAACAAGAAGCTGAGAACACCGACCCCGCGTACTGGATCAAACTGCTCAGGCATCATTACGAACAGCACCAAGAGGACCAGGCGAGGACTCTTGGTAAAGGCAAGCGAGTGCGCAAACAAGTCAATTACAACGACGGTATCGTCGCGCAGACCGAGAACAGGGAGGACAGCACGTGGCAGGAGAACGGCTCGGACTACAACTCCGACTTCTCCCAGGGCAGCGAGGACGACAAGGAGGATGACGACTTTGACGAGAAGAACGACAACGGCGAGCTCCTCAGCCGGCGCAGCAAGCGTCGCCTGGAGCGGCGCGACGAGCGCGACCGCCCGCTGCCGCCGCTACTGGCGCGCGTCGGGGGGAACATGGAGGTGCTCGGCTTCAACGCTCGCCAGCGGAAGTCCTTCCTCAACGCCATCATGCGGTATGGCATGCCGCCGCAGGATGCATTCAACTCGCAGTGGCTAGTCAGGGATCTAAGGGGCAAGTCCGAGCGGAACTTCAAGGCATACGTCTCGCTCTTTATGCGACATCTCTGCGAACCCGGCGCTGATAACGCCGAGAACTTTGCTGACGGCGTGCCGAGAGAGGGCTTGTCCAGGCAACACGTATTGACGCGAATCGGAGTGATGAGTTTGATTAGGAAGAAAGTGCAAGAATTCGAACATATTAACGGGTATTACAGCATGCCGGAGATGATCCGCAAGCCTGTGGAGCCTGTGAAGTCGACTACGGGCGAGAGTGCGGCGCCGTCCCCTGCGCCGTCCACGGCGACCCCGATCACGTCGGCCGCGCCGTCCCCGGCACCCACACAGGTTGCTCAGACGTTAGGACAGGCCGCTACTCCCGGTGGCTCCGAGAAAGATGACAAAGAAGAGATTAAAGAGGAAAAATCAGAGAAGGACGTCAAAGAAAAGGACGAGCCGATGGATACGAGTGACATTAAAGAAGAAACTGTCGATGAAAAGGAATCACCTAAAGAGAAATCAGAAGACAGTAAGGATGGTGAGAGACGCATGTCGGTGGACGAGGAGCCCAAGGACGACGAGAAATCTAATGACAAGAAGGAGGAGAAGGAACTGAAGGTGAAGGAGGACAAGGAAGAAGTAGATAAGAAAGAAGACGCTAAGAGTGATAAGGCCGAGTCTGAGGCCTCTGAGAAGCCGAAAGATGAGAAGAAG GATGATGACGACGACGACGTAGTACTAGTGAAGGAAGACGAAGATCTGAAGGTGGAGCGTCGCAAGTTCATGTTCAACATCGCGGACGGAGGGTTCACGGAGCTGCACACTCTGTGGCTGAACGAGGAGCGCGCCGCGGCGCCGGGCCGCGAGTATGAGATCTGGCACCGCCGCCACGACTACTGGCTGCTGGCCGGCATCGTCACGCACGGCTACGGCCGCTGGCAGGACATACAGAACGACCTGCGCTTCGCCATCATCAACGAGCCCTTCAAGATGGATGTCGGCAAAGGGAACTTCTTGGAAATCAAGAACAAATTCCTAGCTAGGCGTTTTAAG CTTCTAGAACAAGCGTTAGTGATCGAGGAACAACTTCGTCGTGCGGCATACCTGAACTTGACCCAGGATCCGAACCACCCTGCCATGTCGCTGAATGCGCGCTTCGCAGAGGTCGAATGCTTGGCCGAGTCGCATCAGCATCTCAGCAAGGAGTCACTGGCTGGCAACAAACCTGCTAATGCTGTATTGCACAAG GTACTAAATCAACTGGAGGAGCTGCTATCGGACATGAAGTCCGACGTGTCCCGCCTGCCCGCGACGTTAGCGCGCATCCCGCCCGTCGCGCAACGGCTGCAGATGTCGGAGCGGTCCATACTGTCCCGACTAGCTGCCACGGCCGGCAACCCTGTGCCAGCtg CGCAAATGGCCCAGTTCCCGGCGGGCTTCCAGGCGGGCGGGTCGCTGCCCGGGTTCTccccggcggcggcggcggcggccaaCTTCTCCAACTTCCGCCCCCAGTACTCCGTGCCCGGACAACCTACTTCCAGTGGATCCTCTAAT AAATCATAA